One genomic segment of Fusobacterium nucleatum includes these proteins:
- a CDS encoding NAD(P)/FAD-dependent oxidoreductase, translating into MFDVVVIGAGIMGAAVSRELSKYELKILLLDKENDVSCGTTKANSAIVHAGYDAKEGSLMAKYNVLGNAMYEDLCKEVDAPFRKVGSYVLAFSEKEKEHLEMLYQRGLNNGVPEMEIIDAAEIQKKEPHVSKEAVAALYAGTAGITGPWELTIKLVENAMENGVELKLNSEVTNIKKENNIFKIELKSGEVIETKALINAAGVYADFINNMLSSKKFKITPRIGEYYLLDKVQGYLTDSVIFQCPTEMGKGILVSKTVHGNIIAGPTASDVENKDDIGNTQEGLDTVRQFAIKSIKDVNFRDNIRNFAGLRAEADTGDFILGEAEDVKGFFNMAGTKSPGLTSAPAMAVDLAKMVVESLGGVKKKENFIKNRKMIYFINLSPEEKAEVIKKDPRYGRIICRCENITEGEIVDAIHRKCGGRTLNGIKRRVRPGAGRCQGGFCGPRVQEILARELGEDLEKIVMEQKDSYILTGKTK; encoded by the coding sequence ATGTTTGATGTGGTTGTTATTGGTGCTGGAATAATGGGAGCAGCAGTTTCAAGAGAATTATCTAAGTATGAATTAAAAATTTTATTGCTAGATAAAGAAAATGATGTTTCTTGTGGTACAACAAAAGCAAATTCTGCAATAGTTCATGCAGGATATGATGCTAAAGAAGGAAGCCTTATGGCAAAATACAATGTACTAGGTAATGCAATGTATGAAGATTTATGTAAAGAAGTTGATGCTCCATTTAGAAAAGTGGGTTCTTATGTATTAGCATTTTCTGAAAAGGAAAAAGAACATTTAGAAATGCTATATCAAAGAGGATTAAATAATGGTGTTCCCGAAATGGAAATTATAGATGCAGCTGAAATTCAAAAAAAAGAACCTCATGTAAGTAAAGAAGCTGTTGCAGCTTTGTATGCAGGTACAGCAGGAATAACAGGTCCTTGGGAATTAACAATCAAATTAGTTGAAAATGCTATGGAAAATGGTGTTGAATTAAAATTAAATTCAGAAGTTACAAATATTAAAAAAGAAAATAATATATTTAAAATAGAATTAAAATCTGGAGAAGTTATTGAAACAAAAGCTCTTATTAATGCTGCAGGAGTTTATGCAGATTTTATAAATAATATGCTTTCAAGTAAAAAATTTAAAATTACTCCAAGAATAGGAGAATATTATTTACTTGATAAAGTACAAGGATATTTAACTGATAGTGTTATATTCCAATGTCCTACTGAAATGGGAAAAGGTATCTTAGTTTCAAAAACTGTTCATGGAAATATAATAGCTGGACCTACTGCTTCTGATGTTGAAAATAAGGATGATATAGGAAATACACAAGAAGGACTAGATACAGTTAGACAATTTGCAATAAAGAGTATAAAAGATGTTAATTTTAGAGATAACATTAGAAACTTTGCTGGGCTTAGAGCTGAAGCTGATACAGGAGATTTTATTCTAGGTGAAGCAGAAGATGTAAAAGGTTTCTTTAATATGGCAGGAACTAAATCACCAGGGCTTACATCTGCTCCTGCAATGGCAGTTGATTTAGCTAAAATGGTAGTTGAAAGCTTAGGTGGAGTAAAGAAAAAAGAAAACTTTATAAAAAATAGAAAAATGATATACTTTATAAATTTATCACCAGAAGAAAAAGCAGAAGTTATAAAGAAAGACCCTAGATATGGAAGAATAATCTGTAGATGTGAGAACATAACAGAAGGAGAAATTGTTGATGCTATTCATAGAAAATGTGGAGGAAGAACATTAAATGGTATCAAAAGAAGAGTTAGACCAGGTGCTGGAAGATGCCAAGGAGGTTTCTGTGGACCTCGTGTACAAGAAATCTTAGCAAGAGAACTTGGAGAAGATTTAGAAAAAATAGTTATGGAACAAAAAGATTCTTACATCTTAACAGGAAAAACTAAATAG
- a CDS encoding HrgC protein, translating to MSVKVKLEKNGEIVNGFTGFSWTIFFFGFWVPAFRNKLKDFGLFLIFFIIKLFFLITIFSKNIEIAENLEKYNTYDISYSSLIPYLILNITFLINIWLSYFYNKYYTTNLLINGYYPLENDEYSAAVLKDYSYLPYLKEELDDNATMKRYRKFSTFARKEEKSKAKTFFGMLAVFYVIIIFLVLSNFI from the coding sequence ATGTCAGTAAAAGTTAAATTAGAAAAAAACGGAGAGATTGTAAATGGTTTTACAGGTTTTAGTTGGACGATATTCTTTTTTGGATTTTGGGTTCCAGCATTTAGAAATAAATTGAAAGATTTTGGTTTATTTTTGATATTTTTTATTATAAAGTTATTTTTTTTGATTACAATATTTAGTAAAAATATAGAAATTGCAGAAAACTTAGAAAAATACAATACATATGATATTTCTTATAGCTCTTTAATACCATATCTCATTTTAAATATTACATTTTTAATAAACATTTGGTTATCATATTTTTATAATAAATATTACACAACTAATTTACTAATAAATGGGTATTACCCATTAGAAAATGACGAGTATTCAGCAGCAGTTTTAAAAGACTACTCTTATTTGCCATATTTAAAAGAAGAATTAGATGATAATGCTACAATGAAAAGATATAGAAAATTTTCTACTTTTGCTAGAAAAGAAGAAAAATCAAAGGCAAAAACATTTTTTGGAATGTTAGCTGTATTTTATGTAATAATAATTTTTCTTGTTTTAAGCAATTTTATTTAA
- a CDS encoding ATP-dependent nuclease translates to MQLLKVQIKNWQTFSDVSLECKDFLVFIGASSTGKSSFMKALLYFFQARNLHDGDIRNPNLPLEIIGTLKGEKGHIFQLRILNNPYQSTRYFLRTHISKHEKDNRNWEEIEEKDFKKQVSEISIFYIPAFMKTSYLDYLVEKLFQNENLKKYYKHYKKFKNSINKKMSFGYYRHIFIEFLQEIIKKEKSHAFWENSILLWEEPEFYLNPQQERACYDALLQNTKLGLMAVVSTNSSRFIELENYQSLCIFRRIKEDVEIYQYSGNLFSGDEVTVFNMNYWINPDRSEIFFAKKVILVEGQTDKIVLSYLAKNLGIFNYDYSIVECGSKSSIPQFIRLLNAFHIPYVVVYDKDNHYWRNETELENSTLKNKMIQKLIWKKLGEWVEFENDIEEEIYDEARDKKNYKNKPFYALETVINSNYIVPKRLEEKVRKIFEEIK, encoded by the coding sequence ATGCAATTATTAAAAGTTCAAATTAAAAATTGGCAAACCTTTTCTGATGTAAGTTTAGAATGTAAAGATTTTTTAGTATTTATAGGAGCATCAAGCACAGGAAAATCTTCATTTATGAAAGCACTACTTTATTTTTTTCAAGCAAGAAATTTACATGATGGAGATATAAGAAATCCTAATCTACCCTTAGAAATCATAGGAACTTTAAAAGGAGAAAAAGGACATATTTTTCAGTTAAGAATTTTAAATAATCCCTACCAAAGTACAAGATACTTTCTTAGAACTCATATTTCAAAACATGAAAAAGATAACAGAAATTGGGAAGAAATAGAAGAAAAAGACTTTAAAAAACAAGTTTCTGAAATTTCTATTTTTTATATTCCAGCCTTTATGAAAACAAGCTATTTAGATTATCTAGTTGAAAAATTATTTCAAAATGAAAATTTAAAAAAATATTATAAACATTATAAAAAATTTAAAAACTCAATAAATAAAAAAATGAGTTTTGGTTATTATAGACATATTTTTATTGAATTTCTTCAAGAAATTATTAAAAAAGAAAAATCTCATGCTTTTTGGGAAAATTCAATCTTACTATGGGAAGAACCCGAATTTTATTTAAATCCTCAACAGGAAAGAGCCTGTTATGATGCACTCTTACAAAATACAAAGTTAGGACTTATGGCAGTGGTTTCGACAAATTCTAGCCGTTTTATTGAACTTGAAAATTATCAGTCACTTTGTATTTTTAGAAGAATAAAGGAAGATGTTGAAATTTACCAGTATAGTGGAAATTTATTTTCTGGTGATGAAGTTACAGTTTTCAATATGAACTATTGGATAAATCCAGATAGAAGTGAGATTTTCTTCGCTAAAAAAGTTATATTAGTTGAAGGACAAACTGATAAAATTGTATTGTCTTATCTTGCAAAAAATTTAGGTATTTTTAATTATGATTATTCTATTGTAGAATGTGGAAGCAAAAGTTCTATCCCACAATTTATAAGACTTCTAAATGCTTTTCATATCCCTTATGTTGTTGTCTATGATAAGGATAATCACTATTGGAGAAATGAAACAGAATTAGAAAATTCAACTTTAAAAAATAAAATGATACAAAAATTAATTTGGAAAAAACTTGGAGAATGGGTTGAATTTGAAAATGATATTGAAGAAGAAATTTATGATGAGGCAAGAGATAAGAAGAATTATAAAAATAAACCTTTTTATGCTTTGGAAACTGTTATAAACTCAAATTATATAGTTCCTAAAAGATTAGAAGAAAAGGTTAGAAAAATTTTTGAAGAAATAAAATAA
- a CDS encoding cytochrome c biogenesis CcdA family protein: MLNTELFIGAVYVAGLLSFFSPCIFPLLPVYIGMLSTSGKKSIIKTLVFVIGLSTSFVLLGFGAGSIGSFLISKTFRIISGVIVIIFGIIQMEIVKIPFLERTKLVDIKGKEDDSIWGAFLLGFTFSLGWTPCVGPILASILFISSGGGNPYYGALMMFIYVLGLATPFVILSLSSKYVLTKVSAIKKHLGIMKKIGGLLIIIMGILLLTDKLSIFL; the protein is encoded by the coding sequence ATGTTAAATACAGAATTATTTATTGGAGCAGTTTATGTTGCAGGTTTACTTTCTTTCTTTTCACCTTGTATATTTCCGTTACTTCCAGTTTATATTGGAATGTTAAGTACAAGTGGTAAGAAATCTATTATAAAGACATTAGTATTTGTAATTGGACTTTCAACAAGTTTTGTTTTACTTGGATTTGGAGCTGGAAGTATAGGTTCATTTTTGATAAGTAAAACATTTAGAATAATTAGTGGAGTGATAGTTATAATATTTGGAATTATTCAAATGGAAATTGTCAAAATACCATTTTTGGAAAGAACAAAACTTGTGGATATAAAAGGAAAAGAAGATGATAGTATTTGGGGAGCATTTTTACTAGGTTTCACTTTTAGTTTAGGGTGGACACCTTGTGTTGGACCAATACTTGCTTCAATTCTTTTTATCTCAAGTGGAGGAGGAAATCCTTACTATGGGGCACTTATGATGTTTATTTATGTTTTAGGTTTAGCGACACCTTTTGTCATTCTATCTTTATCTTCAAAATATGTATTGACAAAAGTTTCAGCAATAAAAAAACATTTAGGTATTATGAAAAAAATTGGTGGTTTGTTAATAATTATTATGGGAATTTTACTTCTTACTGATAAATTAAGTATATTTTTATAA
- a CDS encoding redoxin family protein, with translation MKGLKKLFLGIMMLLMGAVAFGAEMDLSKVTLKDVNGMSYSFGKDGKPTYVKFWASWCPICLSGLEDIDNLSKEKKDFEVVTVVSPGLVGEKKTEDFKKWYKSLEYKNIKVLLDEKGELSKILNVRVYPTSVVVNKAGKAEKVLPGHLEKAEIKKLFSSKMMMDDKGMKDTMMKDNHMMNDGKMKDNMMKDDKMMNDKHMMKDDKMSMEKKTSM, from the coding sequence ATGAAAGGGCTAAAAAAATTGTTTTTAGGAATTATGATGTTATTAATGGGAGCAGTAGCTTTTGGGGCAGAGATGGATTTGTCAAAGGTTACTTTAAAAGATGTGAATGGAATGAGTTATTCTTTTGGAAAAGATGGAAAACCAACTTATGTTAAGTTTTGGGCTTCTTGGTGTCCAATTTGTCTTTCTGGATTAGAAGATATAGATAATCTTAGCAAAGAAAAGAAAGATTTTGAAGTTGTTACTGTTGTTTCTCCTGGGCTAGTTGGAGAAAAGAAAACAGAAGATTTTAAAAAATGGTATAAATCTTTGGAATATAAGAATATAAAAGTTTTATTAGATGAGAAAGGTGAATTATCAAAGATATTAAATGTTCGTGTTTATCCAACTTCTGTTGTTGTAAATAAAGCTGGGAAAGCTGAAAAAGTTCTTCCAGGTCATTTAGAAAAAGCAGAAATAAAAAAATTATTTTCTTCTAAAATGATGATGGATGACAAAGGAATGAAAGACACTATGATGAAAGATAATCATATGATGAACGATGGAAAGATGAAAGATAACATGATGAAAGATGACAAAATGATGAATGATAAACATATGATGAAAGATGATAAAATGAGTATGGAAAAAAAAACATCAATGTAA
- the msrB gene encoding peptide-methionine (R)-S-oxide reductase MsrB, translating to MYLAGGCFWGVEAYMEKIYGVIDATSGYANGKTKNPKYQDLHSSGHAETVHVRYDASKVNLSTLLKYYFKIIDPTSVNKQGNDRGSQYRTGIYYVNQNDKSVIQDEIKEQQKKYSQKIVVEVLPLKEYYLAEEYHQDYLKKNPNGYCHIDLSKADDIIVDEKKYPKLSEKELKIKLNSKQYEVTQNGDTERAFQNDYWDFFDKGIYVDITTGEPLFSSTDKYASQCGWPSFVKPIVPEVVTYHNDTSFNMIRTEVRSRSGKAHLGHVFDDGPRDRGGKRYCINSAAIQFIPYAEMEAKGYGYLLPLVK from the coding sequence ATATATTTAGCAGGAGGTTGTTTTTGGGGTGTGGAAGCATATATGGAAAAAATCTATGGTGTAATAGATGCAACTTCTGGATATGCAAATGGAAAAACTAAAAATCCGAAATACCAAGATTTACATAGTTCAGGACATGCTGAAACAGTCCATGTTAGATATGATGCAAGTAAAGTTAATCTTTCAACTTTATTAAAATATTATTTTAAAATTATTGATCCAACAAGTGTAAATAAACAAGGAAATGATAGAGGTTCACAATATAGAACAGGAATTTATTATGTAAATCAAAATGATAAATCTGTTATTCAAGATGAAATAAAAGAACAACAAAAAAAATATTCTCAAAAAATTGTAGTAGAAGTTTTACCTTTAAAAGAATATTATTTAGCAGAAGAATATCATCAAGATTATTTGAAAAAAAATCCTAATGGTTATTGTCATATTGATTTATCAAAAGCAGATGATATAATAGTAGATGAAAAAAAATATCCAAAATTATCTGAAAAAGAATTAAAAATTAAATTAAATTCAAAACAATATGAAGTGACACAAAATGGGGATACAGAAAGAGCATTTCAAAATGATTATTGGGATTTTTTTGACAAAGGAATTTATGTTGATATAACAACAGGAGAACCATTATTTTCTTCAACTGATAAATATGCTTCTCAATGTGGATGGCCTAGTTTTGTAAAACCTATTGTTCCAGAAGTTGTAACTTACCATAATGACACTAGTTTCAATATGATAAGAACAGAAGTAAGAAGCAGAAGTGGAAAAGCACATTTAGGACATGTATTTGATGATGGGCCAAGAGATAGAGGGGGAAAAAGATATTGTATTAATAGTGCAGCAATACAATTTATCCCTTATGCAGAAATGGAAGCAAAAGGTTATGGATATTTATTACCACTTGTAAAATAA
- a CDS encoding response regulator transcription factor, with amino-acid sequence MYKLMIADDEPLIRRGIKQLIDLSSLQIGEIHEASTGEEALKVFEEFKPEIVLMDINMPKIDGLSVAKKIKSINPDTKIAIITGYNYFDYAQTAIKIGVEDYILKPISKSDVSEIIVKLVSSLQKERKDKEIEKVLEKITTVDTQDNIAKNNYKELIQNIIEESYTDSQFTLSVLSEKLDLSSGYLSIMFKKNFGIPFQDYLLQKRMEKAKLLLLTTELKNYEIAEQVGFEDVNYFITKFKKYYQITPKQYRETVLKNENE; translated from the coding sequence GTGTATAAGTTAATGATTGCAGATGATGAACCTTTAATTAGGAGGGGTATAAAACAACTAATAGATTTATCTTCTTTACAAATTGGAGAAATTCATGAGGCTTCAACGGGAGAAGAGGCATTAAAAGTATTTGAGGAGTTTAAACCTGAAATTGTTTTAATGGATATTAATATGCCAAAAATTGACGGATTATCGGTTGCAAAAAAGATAAAATCGATAAATCCTGATACAAAAATAGCAATCATTACAGGATATAATTATTTTGATTATGCACAAACGGCTATTAAAATTGGAGTAGAAGATTATATTTTAAAGCCAATTTCAAAGTCAGATGTTTCAGAGATTATTGTAAAATTAGTGAGTTCCTTGCAAAAGGAAAGAAAAGATAAGGAAATTGAAAAAGTATTAGAAAAAATAACAACAGTAGATACACAAGATAACATTGCAAAAAATAATTATAAAGAATTAATACAAAATATTATTGAAGAAAGCTATACTGATAGTCAATTTACCTTATCCGTTCTCTCTGAAAAATTAGATTTAAGTTCAGGATATTTAAGTATTATGTTTAAGAAAAATTTTGGAATTCCATTTCAAGATTATCTTTTACAAAAGAGAATGGAAAAGGCAAAATTATTACTTTTAACAACTGAACTAAAAAATTATGAAATAGCTGAACAAGTTGGTTTTGAAGATGTAAATTACTTTATAACAAAATTTAAAAAATATTATCAAATTACTCCAAAACAATATAGAGAAACGGTGTTAAAAAATGAAAATGAATAA
- a CDS encoding sensor histidine kinase — protein sequence MKMNNKPLNIKIGFYFLITNLVLVLLLGSIFYFSSSSLLIQKEISAKTEAIEKSGNYIELYMSKLTTLSQVISHDKGVYDYLKNKDETEKNRILNIIDNTLSTDPYIKSIILIRKDGAVISNEKNVNMEVSSDMMKEEWYVNSLMNPMPVLNPLRKQNFSLDGMDDWVISVSREIADTNGENLGVLLIDVKYQALHGYLQNQETGKNSDIVILDEDNRIVYYKEIPYDISQEKYLKNLKNIEEGYNRKENTVTVKYPIKNTHWTLIEISYMQEIESLKNHFFEMIVISCLASLLITVLISISVLRRITKPIKELEQHMNNFNNDLSKINLKGDVSIEILSLQNHFNEMIDKIKYLREYEINALYSQINPHFLYNTLDTIIWMAEFQDTEKVISITKALSNFFRISLSNGKEKIPLKEEINHIKEYLYIQKQRYEDKLEYKILIQEELENIEVPKIILQPFVENAIYHGIKNLDTTGIISIYSQIIENKIELIIEDNGIGFEAAKKQALMKMGGVGIKNVNKRIQYYYGNEYGAKIDSSFKAGARIIITLPYK from the coding sequence ATGAAAATGAATAATAAACCACTAAACATAAAGATAGGATTTTATTTTTTAATTACCAATTTAGTTCTAGTTTTACTTTTAGGAAGTATATTTTATTTCAGTTCAAGTAGTCTTTTAATACAGAAAGAAATTTCAGCTAAGACTGAAGCTATTGAAAAAAGTGGGAATTATATTGAGTTATATATGAGTAAATTGACAACATTAAGTCAAGTAATTTCACATGATAAAGGAGTATATGATTATCTAAAAAATAAAGATGAAACTGAGAAAAATAGAATTTTAAATATAATAGATAATACACTTTCCACAGATCCTTATATAAAATCTATTATTTTAATAAGAAAAGATGGAGCAGTTATTTCTAATGAAAAAAATGTAAATATGGAAGTTTCTAGTGATATGATGAAAGAGGAATGGTATGTAAATTCTTTAATGAACCCTATGCCTGTATTAAATCCACTTAGAAAACAAAATTTCTCACTTGATGGAATGGACGATTGGGTTATTTCTGTCAGTAGAGAAATTGCAGATACTAATGGAGAAAATTTAGGTGTATTGTTGATAGATGTAAAATACCAAGCACTTCATGGGTATCTTCAAAATCAAGAAACAGGAAAGAACAGTGATATTGTTATTTTAGATGAGGATAATAGAATAGTTTACTATAAAGAAATCCCTTATGATATCTCCCAAGAAAAATATCTAAAAAATTTGAAAAATATTGAAGAGGGATACAACAGAAAAGAAAATACAGTTACAGTAAAATATCCTATCAAGAATACTCATTGGACATTGATTGAAATTTCATATATGCAAGAAATTGAAAGTTTAAAAAATCATTTTTTTGAAATGATAGTTATAAGTTGTTTGGCTTCTCTTTTAATTACAGTTTTAATAAGTATCAGTGTATTGAGAAGAATTACAAAACCAATTAAAGAGTTAGAGCAACATATGAATAATTTTAATAATGATTTATCAAAAATAAATTTAAAAGGTGATGTAAGTATTGAAATTTTAAGTTTACAAAACCATTTTAATGAAATGATAGATAAGATTAAATATTTAAGAGAATATGAAATTAATGCACTTTACAGTCAAATTAATCCACATTTTTTATACAATACTTTGGATACAATAATTTGGATGGCAGAATTTCAGGATACTGAAAAAGTTATTTCTATTACAAAGGCTTTGTCTAACTTTTTTAGAATTTCTTTAAGTAATGGAAAAGAAAAAATTCCTTTAAAGGAAGAAATAAATCATATTAAAGAATATTTATATATACAAAAGCAAAGATATGAAGATAAATTAGAATATAAAATTTTAATACAAGAAGAATTAGAAAACATAGAGGTACCTAAGATTATATTGCAACCTTTTGTAGAAAACGCAATTTATCATGGTATTAAAAATTTAGATACAACAGGAATAATTTCTATATATTCTCAAATAATAGAGAATAAGATAGAATTAATAATAGAGGATAATGGTATTGGATTTGAAGCAGCTAAAAAACAAGCACTTATGAAAATGGGTGGTGTTGGAATTAAAAATGTAAATAAGAGAATTCAGTATTATTATGGAAATGAATATGGAGCAAAAATAGATAGTTCCTTTAAAGCAGGAGCTAGAATCATAATAACCCTACCTTATAAATAG
- a CDS encoding helix-turn-helix domain-containing protein, whose translation MTIEEMKNLIQNGEKIDVEFKESKEALTKDIFDSVCSFNNRNGGHIFLGVSDKKEIIGVNKNKIDKIIKEFTTSINNPQKIYPPLYLVPLVVEIDEKIIVYIRVPKGYQVCRHNGKIWDRSYEGDINITDNSELVYKMYARKQSSYFVNKVYPNLKIDFLDINIIKKVRKMAILRNQNHTWKNLNDEELLRSANLILIDPETNKEGITLAAILLFGKDNSIMSVLPQHKTDAIFRVENKDRYDDRDVIITNLIDSYDRLISFGQKHLNDLFVLDGIINVNARDRILREIISNTLAHRDYSSGFPAKMIIDDEKIIIENSNLAHGIGELDLQKFEPFPKNPPISKVFREIGLADELGSGMRNTYKYTQLYSGMKPIFEEGNIFRTIIPLKEIATEKVGGENVPQNVPRNVPRNVPQKSIEEMKEIMKEIIKKNNRVSRKYLAEILGVSEKTITRYIKEIPNLSYVGKGKNGYWKLDEE comes from the coding sequence ATGACAATAGAAGAAATGAAAAATCTAATTCAAAATGGTGAAAAAATAGATGTTGAATTTAAAGAGTCAAAAGAGGCTTTAACCAAAGATATATTTGATTCTGTATGTTCTTTCAATAATAGAAATGGAGGACATATTTTTCTTGGTGTTAGTGATAAAAAGGAAATAATTGGAGTAAATAAAAATAAAATTGATAAAATTATTAAAGAATTTACAACTTCAATTAATAATCCACAAAAAATATATCCTCCACTATATTTAGTACCACTTGTTGTTGAAATAGATGAAAAAATTATTGTATATATAAGAGTACCTAAGGGTTACCAAGTATGTAGACATAATGGGAAAATATGGGATAGATCTTATGAAGGAGATATAAATATTACAGATAATTCAGAGCTTGTTTATAAGATGTATGCAAGAAAACAAAGTAGTTATTTTGTGAATAAAGTTTATCCTAATTTAAAAATAGATTTTTTAGATATAAATATTATTAAAAAAGTAAGAAAAATGGCAATTTTAAGAAATCAAAATCATACTTGGAAAAACTTAAATGATGAGGAATTACTTAGAAGTGCTAACTTAATTTTGATTGACCCTGAAACAAATAAAGAAGGAATTACATTAGCAGCAATTCTCTTATTTGGAAAGGATAATTCTATTATGTCTGTACTCCCACAACATAAAACAGATGCTATATTTAGAGTGGAAAATAAAGATAGATATGATGATAGAGATGTTATTATTACAAATTTGATTGATAGTTATGATAGATTAATCAGTTTTGGTCAAAAGCACTTAAATGATTTATTTGTACTAGATGGTATTATAAATGTGAATGCAAGAGATAGAATTTTAAGAGAAATTATATCAAATACATTAGCTCATAGAGATTATTCAAGTGGATTCCCTGCCAAGATGATTATTGATGATGAAAAAATAATCATTGAAAATAGTAATTTGGCTCATGGTATAGGGGAATTAGATTTACAAAAATTTGAACCTTTTCCTAAAAATCCACCAATATCTAAAGTTTTTAGAGAAATAGGTCTTGCTGATGAACTTGGTTCTGGTATGAGAAATACATATAAATATACTCAGCTATATTCAGGTATGAAGCCAATATTTGAAGAGGGAAATATATTTAGGACAATTATTCCTCTTAAAGAAATTGCAACTGAAAAAGTTGGTGGAGAAAATGTCCCTCAAAATGTCCCTCGAAATGTCCCTCGAAATGTCCCTCAAAAATCAATAGAAGAAATGAAGGAAATAATGAAAGAAATAATAAAGAAAAATAATAGAGTAAGCCGTAAATATTTAGCTGAAATATTAGGAGTAAGTGAAAAGACTATTACAAGATATATAAAAGAAATTCCCAATTTATCCTATGTTGGAAAAGGAAAAAATGGATATTGGAAATTAGATGAGGAATAA